The following proteins are encoded in a genomic region of Sesamum indicum cultivar Zhongzhi No. 13 linkage group LG8, S_indicum_v1.0, whole genome shotgun sequence:
- the LOC105167346 gene encoding ras-related protein RABA1d-like encodes MAGYRPEDDYDYLFKLVLIGDSGVGKSNLLSRFTRNEFSLESKSTIGVEFATRSLPVDGKVIKAQIWDTAGQERYRAITSAYYRGAVGALLVYDVTRHSTFENVERWLRELRDHTDPSIVVMLIGNKSDLRHLVAVSTEDGKSFAERESLYFMETSALESINVDSAFSEVLTQIYRNVSKKSMETGEDGGASNVPTKGEKIDVGKDVSAMNRVGCCSS; translated from the exons ATGGCGGGGTACAGACCAGAAGATGATTATGATTACCTCTTCAAGTTGGTATTGATAGGGGACTCAGGGGTGGGCAAGTCTAACTTGCTTTCAAGATTCACCCGGAATGAGTTCAGCCTTGAATCCAAGTCCACAATTGGAGTTGAGTTTGCCACCCGAAGCTTGCCCGTTGATGGTAAAGTCATCAAGGCTCAGATTTGGGACACTGCTGGCCAAGAAAG GTACCGTGCCATAACCAGTGCCTACTACCGTGGTGCTGTTGGTGCCTTACTAGTTTACGATGTCACTAGGCATTCCACATTTGAAAACGTTGAGAGATGGTTGCGTGAGTTGAGGGATCACACCGATCCCAGCATTGTCGTCATGCTCATTGGCAACAAGTCTGACCTTCGGCATCTGGTGGCTGTCTCAACCGAGGATGGGAAATCGTTTGCTGAGAGGGAATCCCTCTACTTCATGGAAACTTCGGCTCTTGAATCTATTAATGTGGACAGTGCATTCTCAGAGGTTCTCACTCAGATATATCGTAACGTGAGCAAAAAGAGCATGGAGACGGGTGAAGATGGTGGCGCATCAAATGTCCCAACTAAGGGCGAGAAAATCGATGTTGGTAAAGATGTATCAGCCATGAATAGAGTCGGGTGCTGCTCGTCATAG
- the LOC105167552 gene encoding LOW QUALITY PROTEIN: probable WRKY transcription factor 65 (The sequence of the model RefSeq protein was modified relative to this genomic sequence to represent the inferred CDS: inserted 2 bases in 1 codon), which translates to MKKRTLNSNHFVISQVLEDSAATLPEDDDTHNISPCSKHTKIASASSSKRSSRRVIEKRVVSVPINDVGRSRMKGDQISAPPSDSWAWRKYGQKPIKGSPYPRGYYRCSSSKGCPARKQVERSRLDPNMLLVTYSCEHNHPWPPSRNHSHRXTSVSEDEAEVQDEDDEGEEEERKPISTHHELIFEDKSSNIDEEAPAPPPPLINGGEFGWFTDFEYSTISCTMLESPILEEETIITTDDNDQMAMIFTRREEDESLFADLGELPECSMVFRRGMAQREVEQRRHSFATTG; encoded by the exons ATGAAGAAGAGAACATTAAACAGTAACCATTTTGTCATAAGCCAAGTATTAGAAGACTCAGCTGCTACTTTGCCTGAAGACGACGACACACATAATATTTCTCCATGTTCCAAACATACCAAGATTGCGTCTGCTTCCTCTTCCAAGAGAAG TAGTAGGCGAGTTATAGAGAAGAGGGTGGTGTCGGTGCCGATCAACGACGTCGGAAGATCAAGGATGAAAGGTGATCAGATCAGTGCTCCGCCTTCTGATTCCTGGGCCTGGAGAAAATACGGCCAAAAGCCCATCAAAGGTTCCCCCTATCCCag AGGTTATTACAGGTGCAGTAGCTCCAAAGGGTGTCCTGCAAGAAAACAAGTGGAAAGGAGTAGATTGGACCCTAACATGTTACTCGTCACATATTCTTGTGAACACAACCACCCTTGGCCGCCTTCTAGGAATCACAGCCACCG GACTTCAGTCTCAGAAGATGAGGCAGAAGTAcaagatgaagatgatgaaggtgaagaagaagagagaaaaccCATTTCCACTCATCATGAACTGATTTTTGAAGATAAATCTAGCAATATTGACGAGGAAGCGCCTGCGCCCCCGCCGCCTCTAATTAATGGTGGTGAATTTGGATGGTTTACAGATTTTGAGTACTCCACAATATCCTGCACCATGCTAGAGAGTCCAATTTTAGAGGAGGAGACAATAATTACGACAGACGACAATGATCAAATGGCTATGATTTTCACGAGGAGAGAAGAAGACGAGTCTCTCTTCGCTGATCTTGGTGAGTTGCCGGAGTGTTCAATGGTATTCCGCCGTGGGATGGCGCAAAGAGAGGTGGAGCAACGGCGGCATAGCTTCGCCACCACCGGCTGA
- the LOC105167348 gene encoding uncharacterized protein LOC105167348 yields MGSRLQRRMALRRKLHILRTLTKSKSVKKRWIIRDAFVYMYKLKLQVEAMKREYECLQVNEIEEVKVEEVGNDMDGKRGLLMVRVGWKGKGEEVLVSMLEAFERMNVNVVEARVTSNHFFGMEAIVQPPPAATAPILNQAILNLLQTQNQNY; encoded by the exons atgggtTCCAGATTGCAAAGGAGAATGGCACTTCGCAGAAAGCTTCACATTTTGAGAACTCTAACCAAATCCAAATCA GTGAAAAAGAGGTGGATTATCAGGGACGCTTTTGTTTACATGTACAAGTTGAAACTCCAAGTAGAAGCCATGAAACGGGAGTATGAATGCCTGCAGGTGAATGAGATTGAAGAAGTGAAAGTGGAGGAGGTTGGTAATGATATGGATGGAAAGAGGGGATTGTTGATGGTACGAGTTGGGTGGAAGGGTAAAGGTGAAGAGGTGCTGGTGTCGATGCTGGAGGCGTTTGAGAGAATGAATGTGAATGTAGTGGAAGCCAGGGTTACCTCCAACCATTTCTTTGGGATGGAAGCCATTGTCCAACCTCCTCCTGCTGCTACTGCACCAATCTTGAATCAAGCTATTCTCAACCTCCTCCAAacccaaaatcaaaattattag